A stretch of DNA from Thermodesulfobacteriota bacterium:
CGGCGGAGGTCCTGTTCCCTTGGAGCCCGGCTGCGGCCAAGGAGGCGGCATGCGGGAGTCGGAGCTGATCCGCCGGCTGCTGGGCCTGGTGCGGCCGCACCGCAGCCGGCTCGGCGTGGCCATGGCCTGCATGGTGGTGGTCTCCGGCCTGTCCTCGGCTGCTGCCTACATGTTCAAGCCCCTCATCGACGAGGTCCTCATCAACCGGGACCAGGCGATGCTCACCCTGGTGCCCCTGGGGCTGGTGGCCCTCTACCTGGTCAAGGGCTTCTTCTACTACAGCTACTTCTATCTCCTGAACTCGGTGGGGCTCCGGATCGTCCTCGAGCTGCGGGCCGCCATCTACGGCCAGCTCCAGGCCCTGTCCCTGTCGTTCTTCCAGCGCACCGCCACCGGCGAGCTGATCAGCCGCACCATCGCCGACGTGACCCTGGTCCAGGGTGCGGTGGCGGACGGGCTGGTGGCGATCTGCAAATACGCGGTGACCATCGTCGCCCTCCTGGGGGTGATCTTCTACCACAACTGGCGGCTGGCCCTCCTGGCCCTGATCTTCTTTCCCTCGGCGGGCCTGCTCATCGCCCGCTTCGGCCGGCGGCACCGCCGCCTCAGCCGCGGTAGCCAGGAGACCCTCGCCCTGGTCTCCACCCTCCTCCACGAGACCATCACCGGCAGCCGCATCGTCAAGGCCTTCGCCATGGAGCGCTACGAGATGGGCCGCTTCATGGCCCTTCTGCACCGCCTTCTGGGCCTGGGCCTGTCCGAGGTCCAGGCCCGGGGCCTCGCCACCCCTCTGATGGAGATTCTGGGCGGCATCTCGGTGGCCTTCTGCTTCTGGTTCGGCGGCCGGGCGGTGCTGGCCGGGGAGTCCACCCCGGGCACCCTCATCTCCTTTCTGGTGGCCCTGGCTATGATCTACGAGCCGATCCGGGGCATCAGCAGCGTCAACAGCACCCTGCAGCAAGGCCTGGCCGCCGCCCGCCGGGTCTTCGCCCTCCTGGACCTGCAGCCGGAGGTGGCGGAGGAAGGCCAGGCCCGGGACCTGCCGCCGATCAGCCGGGAGCTGGCCTTCCGGGACGTCTCCTTCGCCTACGGTGAAGAGACGGTTCTTGCCGGCATCGAGCTGACGGTGCCGGCGGGCCAGATGCTGGCCATCGTCGGACCCAGCGGCGCCGGCAAGTCCACCCTGGTGGATCTCGTGCCCCGCTTCTTCGATGTCACCGCCGGCGCCATCCTGGTGGACGGGGTGGACATCCGCTCCGTCACTTTGGCCTCCCTGCGCCGCCAGATCGGCATCGTCACCCAGCAGACCATCCTCTTCAACGATACGGTGCGGAGCAACATCGCCTACGGCGATACCAGCCGCTCCGAGACCGAGATCGAGGCTGCGGCCCGGGCCGCCCATGCCTGGGAGTTCATCGAGCGGCTGCCCCGGGGCCTGGCGACCGAGGTGGGCGAGGCGGGGGTGCGGCTGTCCGGGGGCGAGCGCCAGCGGCTGGCCATTGCCCGGGCCCTGCTCAAGAACCCGCCCATCCTCGTCCTCGACGAGGCCACCTCGGCCCTGGACGCCGAATCGGAGCGGGAGGTGCAAAAGGCTCTGGACAACCTGATGCAGAATCGGACAACCTTGGTCATCGCCCACCGGCTGTCCACCATCCGCAACGCCCACCGGATCGTGGTCCTGGACCGGGGCCGCATCGTCGAGACCGGCAGCCACGAGGAGCTTCTGGCAGCTGACGGCCTGTACCGCCAGCTGCATGATCTGCAGTTTGCGGATGGGCGGTAGGCTTCCGCACGGACGGGACACGGACGGACACGGACACCACACGGACCCCCTGAGGAGCTGCCCCCCCATGGAAATCTGCCCTGGCATCCACCTGCTGCGCATCCCCTTTGTCATCCCGGTCTCACCGGAGGTCCACCTGGAGCGCTGGGTGAACATGGTCCTTCTGTATGGCCGGCGGGTCCACTTGGTGGACTGCGGGGTGGCGGCGGGCCTGCCGGTCATCCAGAGCTACCTGGAGGCCGCCGGCCGGTGTCTGGACGAGGTTGCCACCCTGCTGCACACCCATGCCCA
This window harbors:
- a CDS encoding ABC transporter transmembrane domain-containing protein, whose product is MRESELIRRLLGLVRPHRSRLGVAMACMVVVSGLSSAAAYMFKPLIDEVLINRDQAMLTLVPLGLVALYLVKGFFYYSYFYLLNSVGLRIVLELRAAIYGQLQALSLSFFQRTATGELISRTIADVTLVQGAVADGLVAICKYAVTIVALLGVIFYHNWRLALLALIFFPSAGLLIARFGRRHRRLSRGSQETLALVSTLLHETITGSRIVKAFAMERYEMGRFMALLHRLLGLGLSEVQARGLATPLMEILGGISVAFCFWFGGRAVLAGESTPGTLISFLVALAMIYEPIRGISSVNSTLQQGLAAARRVFALLDLQPEVAEEGQARDLPPISRELAFRDVSFAYGEETVLAGIELTVPAGQMLAIVGPSGAGKSTLVDLVPRFFDVTAGAILVDGVDIRSVTLASLRRQIGIVTQQTILFNDTVRSNIAYGDTSRSETEIEAAARAAHAWEFIERLPRGLATEVGEAGVRLSGGERQRLAIARALLKNPPILVLDEATSALDAESEREVQKALDNLMQNRTTLVIAHRLSTIRNAHRIVVLDRGRIVETGSHEELLAADGLYRQLHDLQFADGR
- a CDS encoding MBL fold metallo-hydrolase, translated to MEICPGIHLLRIPFVIPVSPEVHLERWVNMVLLYGRRVHLVDCGVAAGLPVIQSYLEAAGRCLDEVATLLHTHAHPDHIGASRPLHEATGCRVAMHAAEKAWLEDVDLQARQRPVPGFATL